In Funiculus sociatus GB2-C1, the genomic stretch CCCGTTGGCTTCACGCCTAACTTGGTACGACCGTTGTTGTAGAAAGGCGTGTTGATGACTGATGGCTTAATACTCGTGACGCTGATAGGGTATTTCTCGTGTTCCAGCTCAACGCGCAAAGCTTCCAGAAAGCCCTCAACACCGTGCTTTGCAGAGGAGTAGGAACTCTGGTATGGTAAAGCTCGCCTGCCCTCCACTGAGGAGACGTGGATCAGCGCTCCCCGTCCCTCGCGTTTCAGATGGGGTAGTGCGGCCATTGCGCCGTATACTTGCCCCATCAGGCTAACATCGATGACACGCTTAAACTCTTCCGGTGTTGTGTTGTCGAAGGTGGCAAAGACGGCGGTGGCGGGACAATGCACCCAAGTATCGAGTCGCCCATAATGTGAGACGGTATAGTCTGCGATCGCTTTTACCTGCTCAAAATCGCTGACATCAGCAATTACAAATGTTGCGTCACCGCCAAAGCTCTTAATCTCTTCCACCAAAGACTTTAGCCCAGACTCACTGCGAGCCGAGACTACCAGTTTTGCGCCCCGTTTGGCAAATTGCAAAGCTGTTTCCCGCCCAATACCGCTGCTCGCCCCAACTACGGCGACAACTTGCTCACTGATTGCCTTCAATTGCATTGCTACTCCTTAAATTTGCTCATGAAAAACCCTTCACCTCTTACAGGTGAATTGCATTCTTCTAAATTGTGTACTTTTATTAAGTAAATTAATTCAGCACAAACCGGGCTACATCAGTCTTAAGGTTGACAGGTAGGAATCTATACCAATAGCACTAGGCAATTACTCACTTTTGTAAATACACTGTAAAATCGTGGGGTGAGAAACGATCTTGCTGGGTGATGTAGTCGTTGCGAATCGTCAGGTTGCAGCGAATATCCAGCTGCTTGACAAACCGGAAGACTTCACCCGGATCTTCGTAATAGCGTTTTTCCATATGGAACTCGGCATATTTAGACCACATATTAAAGGCAATTCCCTTGCTGGCTCTTGAAAAGCACCAGCAAATTGTATCTTGCCAAAATTTTCGGCAATCGTCGCCTCTGTCAGCTGTAAACAAACCGCTCAAAAAAATGTAATCAAAAGTTTCGTTCTCAATGTCTTGCTGCTGGCAAAATCTGGCTTCAGGATAGTTTTGCCGACCAAATTCCAGATATTCATCAACTAGGTCTATTCCCGTGTAGTCCACATTGATGCTCTGCTGCTTTAGATAGTTGAGCATCTGACCATAGCCGCAGCCAAAGTCAAGAATTTTTGTATTTGATATGTCCGCAATTTCCAGCAATATTTTCAGCCTTACCATCTGCTGGAATTCGTCATCCCAACGAACCCCATGCGCTGAGGCTCCGTGTTGAATGAAAAGGCTACGATAAACTTCCGCAATTTCTTGATTTCTGTCCTTATTGCCCATAAAAATACCTTTTTAGTTAGGGTAATTATGCTGGTATTATTGCATTTCTGGGCGTAATTTAGGCAGTAGGTATAGAAAATTTTCATCAAAATACCCACTGCAACCTAAGTAAAAAGTATTTAATTTATATTAAAAAAATAAATCATCCTGATTTCCTAAAATACTAAGCTGCTGAAATATTGTCCAAAAATCTGCAACTTTTATTTGAATAATCTTTTATTTAAAATACTTTAAAATTTATATTAGCTCAATCTAATTAATACCCTTATAACAAATTTACATTAAAAGTATAAGTAATGGTAATGCCTTTAGGTATAATCCGAGCGATAGATGGCAGTATCACTCTTAACATCTTAGATTTTGTAATAGTTGTTTACTTAATAAATACTTAAATGCTCCTCTCATCCAAGCCGTTGAAAGATATCTTCTTCTGCCCAGAAGAATCTAACTTTTATGCACACTCGATAGAAACATTAGTTTTAAATAATTGTCTTGGGTCAGAGTCAATTGTTGAATTTGGCTCAGGAGACGGAAGTCCAGTTATTCAGGCATTGCTGAGAACAAACTTTGAGGGAGTCATACATGGATTTGAACTAAATAAGTTGGCTAGTGAAGCGGCGCAAGCAAAAATTGATAAATATAAAGTTAGCCAACACTATAAAATACACAATAAATGCTTGTTTGATGCTTCCCAACCAAAAGCGGAATTTTTAATATCCAATCCGCCCTACTTACCTGCATTAGATAACAACATTTATCAACCTCTGTTACATGGAGGGATTGATGGAATAACTGTAACTAAAAAGCTTTTAGAGCTAGGTTAC encodes the following:
- a CDS encoding SDR family oxidoreductase — encoded protein: MQLKAISEQVVAVVGASSGIGRETALQFAKRGAKLVVSARSESGLKSLVEEIKSFGGDATFVIADVSDFEQVKAIADYTVSHYGRLDTWVHCPATAVFATFDNTTPEEFKRVIDVSLMGQVYGAMAALPHLKREGRGALIHVSSVEGRRALPYQSSYSSAKHGVEGFLEALRVELEHEKYPISVTSIKPSVINTPFYNNGRTKLGVKPTGIPPYYDASIVADAILYTAENPTRDFIVGDVGKILDVLQRLSPGLVDQILLLVGFQFQKTNEPKSEDAPDNLYEPIPAHDKVEGDFGNLEIPTFTDWLDKNPPLKWGALAAAALGVAAVLGWHPGNDV
- a CDS encoding SAM-dependent methyltransferase, which gives rise to MLLSSKPLKDIFFCPEESNFYAHSIETLVLNNCLGSESIVEFGSGDGSPVIQALLRTNFEGVIHGFELNKLASEAAQAKIDKYKVSQHYKIHNKCLFDASQPKAEFLISNPPYLPALDNNIYQPLLHGGIDGITVTKKLLELGYTNVLVMASSYSNPIGLINYARSIDYLVSNFIVSPLKFGYYSSEPKVKNWIAEMQKSNLAFYSSNIYLLAGVLFTKQQKNAVDLSTELLQLLTAL
- a CDS encoding class I SAM-dependent methyltransferase, whose amino-acid sequence is MGNKDRNQEIAEVYRSLFIQHGASAHGVRWDDEFQQMVRLKILLEIADISNTKILDFGCGYGQMLNYLKQQSINVDYTGIDLVDEYLEFGRQNYPEARFCQQQDIENETFDYIFLSGLFTADRGDDCRKFWQDTICWCFSRASKGIAFNMWSKYAEFHMEKRYYEDPGEVFRFVKQLDIRCNLTIRNDYITQQDRFSPHDFTVYLQK